Part of the Opitutus sp. ER46 genome is shown below.
GACCGCCCTCAACCCCTTACTCCCTTACTCCCTCAATCCCTCATTCCCTCCATCATGCTGATCCACTTCGCCTCCGGTAACGCCCACAAGGTTGCGGAGCTGCAATTGCTCGCGGACGCGGCGCACGCGCCGGTGCGGATCGTGTCGGCGCGGGACGTCGGCGGCATGCCGCCCGTGGTGGAGGATGCCGGGACGTTTGTCGGCAACGCGCGCAAGAAGGCGCTGGCGCTGCGGGCCAAGCTGCCGGCGGACGCGTGGACGCTTGCGGACGACAGCGGGCTGTGCGTCGATGCGCTCGACGGCGGGCCGGGCGTGGAGTCGGCGTATTACGCGGGGCCACAGGGCGACAGCGCGGCGAATCTGGCGAAGCTGGTGACGGTGATGCGCGACGTGCCGCCCGAGCGGCGCCGGGCGCATTTCACGTGCGTGCTCCTGCTCGCCGGGCCGGACGGTCGCGAGTTGATGTGCGAAGGCCGCTGCGAAGGTCGGCTGCTGGTCGCGCCGCGCGGAGGGCAGGGGTTTGGCTATGACCCGCTTTTCGTCCCCGACGGCCACGAGCAGAGCTTCGCAGAGCTCGGCGAAACCGTGAAGAACGTGATCAGCCATCGCGCCCGCGCCTGGGCGAAGTTTGTGGCCGCCCGCCCCTGGGCGACGTGAACGATCGGGGCGATCGGGCACATCGGGGAGGTCCGACTGATCAGTCTGATCCGACCGATCGATCGGATCTTCTGCCAGCGGCTCGCCGCGGCACCGCCCTCCGGCTTCCGACTTCAGGCCTCAGGCATCCATTCCGGCCTCTGACATCTGATGTCTGACCTCTGATTTCCGGCCTCCGGCTTCTGGCCTCCGTTTGTCGACACTGACCTCTGACATCCGACTTCTGACGTCTGATTTCCGCCCTCCGGCCTCCGGCTTCTGGCTTCCGGCTTCCGACCTCCGGCCTCAGGCCTCTGGCTTCTGGCCCGCATACAGCGCGGCGGCTTCGGCGCGGCGGGAAACCTGCAGTTTTTCGAACACGGTGCTCAGGTAGTTCTTCACCGTCTTGTCACTGAGCCCGAGCTTCACGCCGATCTCCTTGTTGGTGTTGCCTTCGGCGAGGAGCGCGAGGACCCGCTTCTCCTGGGGCGATAAATCGGCGAGCCGCTCGCGCGGG
Proteins encoded:
- a CDS encoding non-canonical purine NTP pyrophosphatase: MLIHFASGNAHKVAELQLLADAAHAPVRIVSARDVGGMPPVVEDAGTFVGNARKKALALRAKLPADAWTLADDSGLCVDALDGGPGVESAYYAGPQGDSAANLAKLVTVMRDVPPERRRAHFTCVLLLAGPDGRELMCEGRCEGRLLVAPRGGQGFGYDPLFVPDGHEQSFAELGETVKNVISHRARAWAKFVAARPWAT